Proteins encoded in a region of the Phoenix dactylifera cultivar Barhee BC4 chromosome 3, palm_55x_up_171113_PBpolish2nd_filt_p, whole genome shotgun sequence genome:
- the LOC103705935 gene encoding probable monofunctional riboflavin biosynthesis protein RIBA 3, chloroplastic isoform X2 produces the protein MDCLLVSSTLLPHAITNSSFHRSFFGLHSLGFGVTRKGWLKFGCFAIGGDGMGGAENMESYLKGRDNGSLSSELDESGVSFGTVSAEITQETVDFFVSDTEGDPDCPSEGFSSIDQAINALRQGKFVIAVDDENGDNEGDLIMAATLVNPRAIAFMIRHGSGIVSVGMKEEDLESLMIPMMSPITEIEDLSAAASTVTVDARVGTSTGVSAADRAKTILALSSPDSKPVDFRRPGHVFPLKYRNGGVLKRAGHTEASVDLIILAGLRPVSVLSTIVDPEDGSMAGLPALRKMAEEYSLPIISITDLIRYRSKREKLVERIAVSRLPTKWGLFQAYCYRSKLDGTEHIAVVKGDIGDGQDVLARVHSECLTGDILGSARCDCGSQLDLAMQLIEKAGRGVLVYLRGHEGRGIGLGHKLRAYNLQDLGHDTVEANLELGLSVDAREYGIGAQVVLVVLLKWAYYL, from the exons ATGGATTGCCTTCTGGTTAGCTCCACGTTGTTGCCTCATGCTATCACCAACTCAAG CTTCCACCGCTCCTTTTTCGGTTTGCACAGTCTGGGATTTGGAGTAACTAGAAAAGGATGGTTGAAATTTGGATGTTTTGCAATTGGTGGGGATGGGATGGGGGGTGCAGAAAACATGGAGAGTTATCTGAAGGGAAGGGATAATGGGTCTCTTTCCAGTGAGCTTGATGAATCAGGTGTTTCATTTGGAACTGTGAGTGCTGAAATAACTCAGGAAACGGTAGATTTCTTTGTCAGTGATACGGAGGGCGATCCCGACTGCCCTTCAGAAGGCTTCTCCTCCATTGATCAGGCCATCAATGCTTTACGTCAGGGAAAG TTTGTGATTGCTGTAGATGATGAAAATGGTGATAATGAAGGGGATCTTATCATGGCAGCGACTCTAGTAAATCCTCGGGCTATTGCTTTCATGATCAGGCATGGTTCTGGAATTGTGTCTGTGGGCATGAAGGAAGAGGACCTGGAGAGCCTGATGATTCCTATGATGTCTCCTATCACTGAAATTGAGGATCTTTCAGCTGCAGCTTCCACAGTAACAGTG GATGCGAGAGTGGGCACATCTACTGGTGTGTCAGCTGCAGACAGGGCAAAAACAATTCTTGCTCTTTCTTCACCTGATTCTAAACCGGTAGATTTCAGAAGACCCGGCCATGTATTTCCTCTTAAGTATAGAAATGGTGGTGTTCTGAAGAGAGCCGGTCATACCGAGGCATCAGTGGACCTGATTATTCTAGCTGGTTTAAGGCCTGTTTCAGTTCTTTCAACCATCGTCGATCCTGAGGATGGTTCCATGGCAGGACTGCCTGCTTTGAGGAAGATGGCTGAGGAGTATAGTTTACCAATCATTTCGATCACTGATTTGATCCG GTATAGAAGCAAACGTGAGAAACTGGTGGAAAGAATTGCTGTCTCCCGATTGCCGACTAAATGGGGCTTATTCCAGGCTTATTGTTATCGGTCTAAGTTAGATGGCACCGAGCACATTGCTGTCGTGAAG GGTGATATTGGAGACGGGCAGGATGTCCTTGCAAGAGTGCATTCCGAATGTCTGACTGGAGACATCCTTGGATCTGCTCGGTGTGACTGTGGCAGTCAGCTAGATCTCGCAATGCAGCTGATCGAGAAGGCTGGCAGAGGGGTTTTAGTTTACCTACGCGGTCATGAAGGAAGAGGCATCGGATTGGGACACAAGCTTCGTGCATACAACTTACAGGACCTGGGACATGACACAGTCGAAGCAAATCTGGAACTTGGGTTGTCTGTTGATGCTCGCGAGTATGGCATTGGTGCTCAG GTGGTACTGGTAGTTCTTCTGAAATGGGCTTATTATCTTTGA
- the LOC103705935 gene encoding probable monofunctional riboflavin biosynthesis protein RIBA 3, chloroplastic isoform X1, translating to MDCLLVSSTLLPHAITNSSFHRSFFGLHSLGFGVTRKGWLKFGCFAIGGDGMGGAENMESYLKGRDNGSLSSELDESGVSFGTVSAEITQETVDFFVSDTEGDPDCPSEGFSSIDQAINALRQGKFVIAVDDENGDNEGDLIMAATLVNPRAIAFMIRHGSGIVSVGMKEEDLESLMIPMMSPITEIEDLSAAASTVTVDARVGTSTGVSAADRAKTILALSSPDSKPVDFRRPGHVFPLKYRNGGVLKRAGHTEASVDLIILAGLRPVSVLSTIVDPEDGSMAGLPALRKMAEEYSLPIISITDLIRYRSKREKLVERIAVSRLPTKWGLFQAYCYRSKLDGTEHIAVVKGDIGDGQDVLARVHSECLTGDILGSARCDCGSQLDLAMQLIEKAGRGVLVYLRGHEGRGIGLGHKLRAYNLQDLGHDTVEANLELGLSVDAREYGIGAQILRDIGVRTMRLMTNNPAKFVGLKGYGLAVVGRVPVMSPITEENKIYLETKRIKMGHVYGSDLPGTLPGFS from the exons ATGGATTGCCTTCTGGTTAGCTCCACGTTGTTGCCTCATGCTATCACCAACTCAAG CTTCCACCGCTCCTTTTTCGGTTTGCACAGTCTGGGATTTGGAGTAACTAGAAAAGGATGGTTGAAATTTGGATGTTTTGCAATTGGTGGGGATGGGATGGGGGGTGCAGAAAACATGGAGAGTTATCTGAAGGGAAGGGATAATGGGTCTCTTTCCAGTGAGCTTGATGAATCAGGTGTTTCATTTGGAACTGTGAGTGCTGAAATAACTCAGGAAACGGTAGATTTCTTTGTCAGTGATACGGAGGGCGATCCCGACTGCCCTTCAGAAGGCTTCTCCTCCATTGATCAGGCCATCAATGCTTTACGTCAGGGAAAG TTTGTGATTGCTGTAGATGATGAAAATGGTGATAATGAAGGGGATCTTATCATGGCAGCGACTCTAGTAAATCCTCGGGCTATTGCTTTCATGATCAGGCATGGTTCTGGAATTGTGTCTGTGGGCATGAAGGAAGAGGACCTGGAGAGCCTGATGATTCCTATGATGTCTCCTATCACTGAAATTGAGGATCTTTCAGCTGCAGCTTCCACAGTAACAGTG GATGCGAGAGTGGGCACATCTACTGGTGTGTCAGCTGCAGACAGGGCAAAAACAATTCTTGCTCTTTCTTCACCTGATTCTAAACCGGTAGATTTCAGAAGACCCGGCCATGTATTTCCTCTTAAGTATAGAAATGGTGGTGTTCTGAAGAGAGCCGGTCATACCGAGGCATCAGTGGACCTGATTATTCTAGCTGGTTTAAGGCCTGTTTCAGTTCTTTCAACCATCGTCGATCCTGAGGATGGTTCCATGGCAGGACTGCCTGCTTTGAGGAAGATGGCTGAGGAGTATAGTTTACCAATCATTTCGATCACTGATTTGATCCG GTATAGAAGCAAACGTGAGAAACTGGTGGAAAGAATTGCTGTCTCCCGATTGCCGACTAAATGGGGCTTATTCCAGGCTTATTGTTATCGGTCTAAGTTAGATGGCACCGAGCACATTGCTGTCGTGAAG GGTGATATTGGAGACGGGCAGGATGTCCTTGCAAGAGTGCATTCCGAATGTCTGACTGGAGACATCCTTGGATCTGCTCGGTGTGACTGTGGCAGTCAGCTAGATCTCGCAATGCAGCTGATCGAGAAGGCTGGCAGAGGGGTTTTAGTTTACCTACGCGGTCATGAAGGAAGAGGCATCGGATTGGGACACAAGCTTCGTGCATACAACTTACAGGACCTGGGACATGACACAGTCGAAGCAAATCTGGAACTTGGGTTGTCTGTTGATGCTCGCGAGTATGGCATTGGTGCTCAG ATTCTAAGGGACATTGGCGTGCGCACAATGCGGCTGATGACCAACAACCCAGCCAAGTTTGTAGGACTTAAGGGCTACGGTCTGGCTGTAGTTGGGAGGGTCCCAGTTATGTCCCCCATAACAGAAGAAAACAAGATATACCTGGAGACCAAAAGAATCAAGATGGGGCATGTCTATGGTTCAGATCTGCCAGGAACTTTGCCTGGATTCTCATGA